A stretch of DNA from Triticum dicoccoides isolate Atlit2015 ecotype Zavitan chromosome 2A, WEW_v2.0, whole genome shotgun sequence:
atacattcctcaaaatagccaccatacctactattatggcatttccatagccattccgagatatattgccatgcaacttatcaCCATTCCGTTTTTTATGACACGCTCCATGAtttccatattgctttgcatgatcatgtacttgacatcgtatttgtggcaaagccaccattcataattctttcatacatgtcactcatgagtcattgcacattccggtacaccgccggaggcattcacatagagtcatattttgttctagtatcgagttgtaatttttgagttgtaagtaaataaaagtgtgatgatcatcattattagagcattgtcccaagtgaggaaaggatgatggagattatgatccccccacaagtcgggatgagactccggatgaaaaataaaaaaagaaaaaaagaggccataaaaagaacagaaaaggccaaaataaaaaatgagagaaacggagaaaagggacaatgttactatccttttaccacacttgtgcttcaaagtagcaccatgatcttcatgatagagagtctcctattttgtcactttcatatactagtgggaattttacattatagaacttggcttgtatattccaatgatgggcttccacaaaatgccctaggtcttcgtgagcaagcgagttggatgcacacccacttagtttcttttttgagctttcatacacttatagatctagtgcatctgttgcatggcaatccctactcattcacattgatatctattgatgggcatcttcatagcccgttgatacgcctagttgatgtgagactatcttctcttttttgtcttctccacaaccaccattctattccacctatagtgctatatccatggctcacgctcatatattgcgtgaagattgaaaaagtttgagaacatcaaaagtatgaaacaattgcttggcttgtcatcggggttgtgcatgatttaaatattttctgtggtgaagatagagcataaccagactatatgattttgtagggataactttctttggccatgttattttgagaagacatgattgctttgttagtatgcttgaagtattattatttttatgtgaatattaaaattttgtcttgaatctttcggatctgaacattcatgccacgagaaagaaaattacactgagaattatgctaggtagcattccacgtcaaaaattctgtttttatcatttacctactcgaggacgagcaggaattaagctttgggatgcttgatacgtctccaacgcatctataattttttattgttccatgctattatattatctattttggatgtttaatgggctttgttatgcacttttatattatttttgggactaacctactaaccaaaagcccagtgcaaattgatgttttttgcctatttcggtgtttcacagaaaaggaatatcaaacggaatccaaacggaataaaaccttcgggagagttatttttggaacaaatgtgatccaggagacttggagtggacgtcaagaaagaagcgaggaggccacgaggcaggagggtgcgcccaggggggtaggcgcgcccccaccctcgtgggcccctcgcagctccaccgacttacttcttcctcctatatatacccatatgccctgaaaacatccaggagcactacgaaaccctatttccaccgccgcaaccttctctacccgtgagatcccatcttggggccttttccggcgctccgccggagggggaatcggtcacggagcgcttctacatcaacaccatagcctctccgatgatgtgtgagtagtttaccacagaccttcgggtccatagttattagctagatggcttcttctctctctttggatctcaatacaaagttcttctcgattctcttggagatctattcgatgtaattctttttgcagtatgtttgttgagatccgatgaattttgggtttatgatcaagattatctatgaacaatattttattattctctgaattcttatatgcatgatttaatatctttgcatgtctcttagaattatcagtttggtttggcctactagattgatctttcttgcaatgggagaagtgcttagctttgggttcaatcttgtggtgtcctttcccagtgacagcaggggcaggaaggcacgtattgtattgttgcaatcgaggataaaaatatggggtttatatcatattgctagagtttatccctctacatcatgtcatcttgcctactgcgttactctgctcttatgaacttaatactctagatgcatgctggatagcagtcggtgtgtggagtaatagtagtagatgcagaatcatttcggtctacttgtcgcggacgtgatgcctatatacatgatcatgcctagatattctcataactatgcgcttttttatcaattgctcgacagtaatttgttcacccaccgtagaatttgctatcttgagagaagccactagtgaaacctatgacccccgggtctattttccatcgtatTATTTTCCTATCCACTCGCTATTTCTATCAttgtttattttccaatctatacaacaaaaatatcacaaatattgatcttattatctctatcagatcgcactttcataagtgaccgtaaagggattgacaacccctttatcgcgttggttgcgaggttcttgtttgtttgtgcaggtacgagggacttgcgtgtaatctgatactgaattgataccttggttctcaaaaactgagggaaatacttacgctactttgctgcatcaccctttccttttcaaggaaaaactaacgcatgctcaagaggtagcaatggatAAAAAATGCCTTCATTTTCTTTATATTTTGAGTGTGAGGTAATCATGGAAATTTGTTGGCAAATGTGCAATGGTTGTGATTTGATGACGATTTGTGATTTGGGGAAATTAGCCCTAAATGGCGAACCATTTCTTGATAGTATGATGGGTGATTCTAGGACAAATGATGTCGATCTCGAGGATGCATCATTATCACTTTTTGATCATGCGTTCAGCtagtatatgaaatttgatcaattTGAACCCTCTGACTCATGGAGGAAGGTTGCAATTcggggagcaaacttcaagctcaaTGAGGATATTGCTCTTGTCATGGCATGGGAAGATATCTCTCTCGATGAGGTCACTAGGAAAGATCAGACGAGTGCAAAGCATTGAAAGTGCATCGACGAGCGTTTCAAACATCATCTTGGGCACAGAACACATCGTACCCTCAAATCTCTCACAACCGATGAGGCGCAATTCAAGAGATGTGCAATCATTGGTCGGGTTGTTTGGAGCAAGCAAAGCACAATCCTCCTATCGGTGTCACCATTGACTAATACATAAGAAATAATGTTGCCTTTTGATTCCCACATTTGTATTACTTTGAGCATTCTCATCAATTTGAGCATATGTTTGCTTTAGGTTAACATAGCCCTAGAGAGGTACCAACAAACAACTAAGTCAACGGGCCAATTTTTTGGCCTCCAACATTGTTGTAATTTGGTTGGAAGGCCAagagaagtggaagatgaggaatgATGACAACAGACCAAAAACTGGAAAGTGCGACAATTCATCTCCAGATATAGACGAAGGAGAATATAATGTTGGTGATACAGATAAAAGGAAAAAAGATGTATAGAAGTCCCACTCCAGCATGTAGCACGGGTCGGCCCATCTGGACGAAGGGAGGACAGGAGAAGCTCAAGAGAGAAGAAGAGGTGGAGGTGACAAAAAATAAGATCATGAGTTGATGAGGACAAGAAACGAGTACGTCGAGaagtgcaagcaagaaaatctagaGATGAAGGAGAAGAAGAACCAAAAGAAAGGGGCAAGATGAGATGCTCTGTAAGAGAGGAGACGACGTCATGATGAGATGGCGGCATGTAAGCTCAAAATTCCAAATCGCCGGACGACAACTGAGTGCAtaaccgaggagaatcggttcatcATGTTGGATCCGAACCCAATAGATAATGTGGCGCGAGCATTTTGGGACAAGCGTGTGTGGTGTCATGCACTCCATGAATCTCGAAGAAGGGGATAATGCACACGCCAGAGAAAGGAACTGTGCACACGCCTGCAACTTGTGATATGTAAACGTTGTTGGTTAAATGGTTTTGTTCATGCAACTTGTAAAAAACTATGTGCATCTTTACTTGATGTGCTAAACATTTTAAATTCGAAGGGAATCAAAGTGTTTGAATGAACAAACAAATTATTTTACAAAGGCTGGGATACGACAACATTGAGTTTGTGTGCCGCTTGCCGATCTCCAAATGTATATCGAGGGCTCCATATGCGTCGTGACAACTGATGATATGGCTTTATTCAGGAATAATGGCTGAACAGAGAAAGCACTAGATGGTGGCATAAATAAAACTGGTTAGATGTCCCCATATACTTCGGGTCTCGTGCCAAAACGCCACTGCTGTCGTGATGCCTACACCTTGTTTATTTAGACTCTACTTACAGCGAGTCAAATCTGTGCAGTTAGCATAACCAACTCAGTAACTCAGTCGCCGATACGGAGTAGATCACCTGGAATATTTCGCTTTTTATTTGGTCCGCGAGATACACGCGATGACCCAGACCGCGCCACAGTTGAATCCTGTGTAGGGCAGTTGCCTCGCTCCGCCTACGCGGCTACAAGTAGCACGCGCCCTAGCTGCTAGCTGACGACGAGCGCAAAGGGAAGTAAACCAGAGTGAGTACTGCCAACACCACGCTCGCCCGCGACGTACGCGGGCGGCCATGTCGACCACGGAGGCGCTCCTCCCCGcctccggcagcggcggcggcgagcgcctgAGCATCGACGACGCGCTGGCGCTCCACGCGGGGGAGTTCGGGCGGTGGCAGCTATGGCACTTCCTGCTGGTGACGGCGGCGTGGGCGCTGGAGGCGATGCACACCATGGTGATGATCTTCGCCGACCGCGAGCCGGCCATGTGGTGCCCCGCGGGGGACGGGCGGTGCGGCGACCGCTGCGCCGGCGCCGCGGCCGGGTGGGAGTGGGAGCACGGGAGCGGCTCGTCGACGGTGGCCGAGTGGGGCCTCGTCTGCGGCGAGCGCTACAAGGTCGGCCTCGTCCAGGCCGTCTTCTTCGCCGGCTGCATGATCGGTGAGTACGTCACTCCTCTGCCTGCTCCCATCGGTTAAGCTTTGAATGGTTCCGCCGCTTCGATGGTTCGTCAATGCTATCTTAGCCGTCCTGATGGCGATCCGTGATTGTTCTCTAGCCGCTTACTAGTGCATCACAAGCGTTGTACACCTCTTGTGGTTGTGGACGCTAAGCCATATGCATCTGACTTCATATCTTGTTGGACTCTCTCGGCATATTTTTCTGCTGAACTGCAGCGGAATCTGTCAGCCCGTAACGTAGTATAAGCAGGTAATGTTGAATTTACTGTCACCAGCAGTTTTGCTTTTTTTTAGATTAACAAGTTGGTGTTCACAATTGCTGCAGAATTAACTACTCATAGTCTGCTCAGTGGCTTATACATGAACACCCATTATTAGAGGAAAACCCAGGAAAGTTCCGTAGGTAGCTGACGGTGACTGCGATCAGGTGTACGCCTCAAAAAGACAAAAACTGCTGACGATCGACATCTGCTtcattagagcaactctagcagataaCCTCTGAATTTACGGTAACAGATAGCAATTCTAGCAAAACAAACACCGAATATATCCCGTAAAATTAATTTACAGTAGCAGATAGCAATTCTAGCAAAACACACACCGGATATATCCCGTAAAATAGCAGGTCCCACAAAAAATTTGCAGGTCACCGCATATTATCACCCACATATCCTATACCTGCAGTTTTCGAGCCAATTTTAAGGTGAACCGTAAAATAGTCCACGCCGGAGCAGGCGGCAAGAACGTCGCCAAAGCGAGCGGAGGAGCTCGGCAGCGGCGCCAGACCGTCCCTGGAGCGTTGCTGGAGCAGCGGCCACTGGAGCCTCGCCGGAGGGTCACCGGAGCAAGCGGAGGAGCGTCGCCGGAGCAAGCAGAGGGATCTTTTTTGGCAGTACAGTTTGCCGGTATCTGTTCTGGCAGATTCAATTTCATACGGCAAAGACAAGTTTATGGTGACCCGTAAGCTGATTTTACAGTATCGCGTACAGACGATCTTCCAGAGTTGCTCTTAAGTTAGGCGACATAGGAGTGGCTGACATTTGGGTCTATATGTTAGTTCGCCCACATGTTAGCACTGCTTAGTCACCTAAGTTAAGTTAGAGGATCCCAGTCCCTCTATCTACATGGGCCCTGACTCTTCTTCACTAGGATTTCACCTAATTAGGATATTGCTAGACTAAGTTATCAACTGGATTACAACACAAAACCTGGTTCAATCCAACAGTTTTTTTTTATGTTGGCGTTGTTTCATGTAGTTGTTCATTATACTATTTGCTTGTTGCAGGCGCCGGCGTTTTTGGTCATCTGTCAGACTCTTTTATGGGTCGGAAGGGGACCCTACACGTGGTGTGCTTCCTCAATGCCATCTTCGGCCTCCTCACCGCTCTCTCCCCGAATTATTGGGTCTACATGGCATTGCGCCTTCTCACAGGATTTAGCGCTGGAAGCGTTTGCCTTTGTGCCTTCGTCCTCGCCACGGAGCCGATAGGCCCATCCTATCGTGGGGTCACCGGCATGTCGACTTGCTACTTCTTCTCCGGAGGCATCGCAGCCCTTGCCGGCATAGCCGCAATGTGCCAGTCATCCTGGCGCTTGCTCTACGTCGTCACTTCCATGCCATCACTTGTCTTCGCGCTCGCCGTCATGCCGTTCGTATCTGAGTCCCCGCGTTGGTACCTCGTGCGGCGGCGCACCGACGACGCGATGCGGATTCTACGAAACATTGCATCTAGTAATGGCAGAAGCATCCCGGATGGTGTCACGCTCAAgctcgatgatgaagatgacctaaaCAAGAAGGtcgaggagtcgtcgtcgacgatcTTGGATGTGTTCCGATCGCGGGCAACGCGGGGCAGGCTCGTGCTCTCGGTGATCATCAGCTTCCTTTGCTCCGCAGTGTACTTTGGGCTGAGCCTCAACGTGGTCAACCTAAAGCTTAACCTTTACATCAGCGTGGTTGCTAACTGTCTCGCTGAGATGCCCGGGTTCCTGCTTACTACAGTGCTCCTCCAACGTTTTGGCCGCAAACCACTCGCTATTGGCTCGATGATTCTCAGCGGCATTTTCTGCACATCTGCCAGTCTTATTGCCGGTGTCGGTGCCTTGAGGTAATTGAACCCTTCTTGATTTTGCATGTGCATGACAGACAGGGTGAGGTTTGCTTTAACCGCACACAATTGCGTGTCGTTGTAGGGTGGTGAGGATGGCATGCGGGATGGTAGGAATCTTTGGAATGGCAGCGACATACAGCCTGTTGGTCGTATACACTGCAGAGTTGTTCCCAACAGCAGTACGTACCGCGGCGATGGGATGTACAGCACAGGCGTCGCAGATGGGCGCCATACTGGCGCCCTTGGTGGTGGTGCTTGGGGAGCAAGTGCCATTCGCGGTGTTCGGCGTGTTTGGCATCATTGGTGGGCTGCTTGTGATCTGCCTCCCAGAGACTATGAACAAGCCCTTGTACGACACCATGTTCGGGCTGGAGAAAGGG
This window harbors:
- the LOC119356637 gene encoding organic cation/carnitine transporter 4-like, whose amino-acid sequence is MSTTEALLPASGSGGGERLSIDDALALHAGEFGRWQLWHFLLVTAAWALEAMHTMVMIFADREPAMWCPAGDGRCGDRCAGAAAGWEWEHGSGSSTVAEWGLVCGERYKVGLVQAVFFAGCMIGAGVFGHLSDSFMGRKGTLHVVCFLNAIFGLLTALSPNYWVYMALRLLTGFSAGSVCLCAFVLATEPIGPSYRGVTGMSTCYFFSGGIAALAGIAAMCQSSWRLLYVVTSMPSLVFALAVMPFVSESPRWYLVRRRTDDAMRILRNIASSNGRSIPDGVTLKLDDEDDLNKKVEESSSTILDVFRSRATRGRLVLSVIISFLCSAVYFGLSLNVVNLKLNLYISVVANCLAEMPGFLLTTVLLQRFGRKPLAIGSMILSGIFCTSASLIAGVGALRVVRMACGMVGIFGMAATYSLLVVYTAELFPTAVRTAAMGCTAQASQMGAILAPLVVVLGEQVPFAVFGVFGIIGGLLVICLPETMNKPLYDTMFGLEKGERAPTSEAEVISGNSEI